Sequence from the Streptomyces sp. NBC_00358 genome:
TGCAGCAGATCCGCGACCCGCTCGGCCTGTGACCGCTCGACGCAGGGGGGATTGACGTACTGGGCGACGTGGACGTCTTCCGTGGTCACCCAGGTGACGTCGCCGGACTTGACCCCGTACTCCTCCTGCAGCCAGCCGCGTACCCACAGGCCGGTGGTCTGGCCGTAGGAGCGGACGCCCACGCGCCGGCCGGCGAGGTCCCCGGGGGCGATCTGGGGGCCCTCGGGCAGCCGGGTCAGTGAACGGTGGTGCGTGCTTCCTACCATCACCGCGGGCAACAGGGTCACCGGGATGCCGGCGTCCTTGGCCTGGAGGTAGGTGGCCATCGGCATCTCGCAGATGTCGTAGGCCAGGTAGCGGACCATCCGGGCGAAGGCCGGGGGCAGCGGGGTGGACTCCGGGTAGCGGCAGTCCGCCCCGTCCACGGGGACGCTCCCGTCCTTCAGCGGCCGGGTGTGCGGGTAGTCGCCCAGCAGTACGGTCAGCGGTGCCGTGTGGTGCCTCTGGTGCATGCCGCTCACACGTCCTCGCCGTACTGGATACGGCGGTAGGGGGTGCTCAGCACCTCGCGGGTGATGCGGACGTCGATCACGGTGGGCCGGGGGTCGCGCAGGTACTCCGCCAGTGCTTCGCGCAGTTCCTGCGCGGTGCGGACGGTGGCTCCGCCGCCGCCCAGTGCCTGGGCGACCGCGCCCAGTTCGGGCGTGGAGATGGTCGCCAGCTCCGGGTCGAGCCCCTTCGCCTTCGCTTTGTGGTACTCGGCTCCGAGTCCCTGGTCGTTCATGACGACGACGAGCAGCGGGATGTCGTACCGGCATGCCGTCTCGAACTCGGACAGGTGCATGATGAAGCTCGCGTCGCCCTCCACCACGAAGCCGGGCTTGTTGCCCCGCGCGACCATCTGGCCCATGGCGATCAGTGGAGCCTGGCCGATGGCGCCGAACATGCCGTAGTTGGAGAGCACGTCACGGGAGCGCTGGAAGAGCATGGTGCCGAAGTCGGTCTGGTGTCCGCTGCCCAGCACCAGCCCTATCTCGCCCGGGAGTTCGTGGTCGAGGATCCAGATCGCCTCACGCGGGTCGAGCCGGCCGGGCTCGCGGACGTACTCGTCCGGCTGCTGGGCCCGGGCGGTCAGATGCTGCAGGACCTGGTCGGTGTGGAAGCCCTCCAGCCGGACGGACCTCTCCTGGAGCACCCGGGTCAGTTCGGTCAGGGCGGTGACCGCGTCGGCCTGCAGGTAGCAGTCCGCCGTCCTGCCGTTGCCCATCACCAGGTGGGGGGCGGTGTCGATCTGAACGTACTTGGCCTCGGGATAGAGGTAGCCGCTCTCGATGGTGTAGTGGTTCAGGCTGGCGCCCACCGCGATCACGCAGTCGGCTTCCTGGAGCAGTTCCATCGACACCTTGTCGCCGAACAGACCCGACAGGCCGACGTGGAAGTCGGTGCGGTCGCACAGCCAGTTCTTGGCCTGCAGGGTGGTGGCCAGCAGGGCGCCGGTCCGCTTCTGCAGGGCGAGGATATCCTCGCCGCAGTCCGCCTTGCGCGCGCCCCGACCCGCGATGATCACCACGCGCTTGGCGTCCTGGATCAGGTCGCAGGCGGCCTGGACCCGGTCCGGGTCCGGCAGCGGCCGGGACCGGTCGATCAGGGCCGTGGACGGTACGTAGTTCTCGTCGTAGTCGTCCATGTCGGCGACCTGGACGTCGAAGGGCGCGCTGATCATGACGGGCCTGGATTTGGTCCGTGCCAGGTAGAAGGCGTTTCGCACGGCCTCCTGCGCGTTTTCCGGCCGGGTGACCTGGATGAACTCGCACTCGATCGCGGCGGCGAAGCGCCGCTGGTCGAGGTACTGGGTGGCGCCCTCGTCGCCCAGCGGGGTCTCCCCGCAGAAGGCGACCAGGGGGGTGCCCGCCCGGCTCGCGCAGAGCATCGAGGTGGCCAGCTGCGAGACGCCGGGGCCGCTGGTCGTCGTGACGACGCCCGGCTGTCCCGAGCCGCGGGCCCAGCCGTCCGCCATGCCGAGGCCGGAGCCCTCGTGCCGCACCTCGTACAACCGCACCCCGCGGTCGGCGAGCGCGGCCATCCAGTGCATGTTGGCGTCGCCCATCATGCCGAAGACGTCGCTGGTGCCTTCCTTGACGAACGCCTCGGCGAGTGCTTCGTAGACCTTCACTTGTGGGACTCCTTCACGTTCGCCGCGGCCGTCGCCCGCGCCTTCAGGACGCCGTCGAGCCGTGAGAAGACCCGCAGCGCGTTGCCTCCGTAGACCGCCTGCCGGTCGGTGTCGCTCAGGCTGTCGATGGAGTCGAGGGTGTATTTGGTGTCGTCGAACCGCCGCCCGGTCTCCGGGTCCACGCTGCGGACCGCGCCGATCATCTCCGAGGCGAACAGGACGTTCTCGGCGGGGATGATGTCCAGCAGCAGTTCCATGCCCCGCTTGTGGTAGACGCAGGTGTCGAAGGAGACGTTGGGCAGGATCGACTCCTCCAGCGGCGGCCGGCCGCGGTCCAGCATCATTCCGCGGTAGCGGCCCCAGTGGTACGGGACGGCGCCGCCGCCGTGCGGCAGGATCAGCCTCAGCGTCGGGAAGTCCTTGAACAGGTCCGACTCGCACAGCTGCATGAACGCCGCGGTGTCGCCGGCGAGGTAGTGGGCGCATGTGCCCTGCATCGCAGGGTTCCTCGACATCGCGACGTGGATCATCGCGGGGACGTCGAGTTCGGCCATCTTCTCGTAGAGGGGGTAGTAGACCCGGTCCGTCAGCGGCGGCGCCTGGTAGTAGCCGTCCGAGGGGTCCGGGTTGAGCAGACAGCCGACGAAGTCCAACTCATCTACGCAGCGCTCCAGTTCAGTCACGGAGTTGCCTACGGAGGCGGCCAGTGCGTCGCCCGGGGACTGCGGGAGCTGGCATACGCCCACGAACCGCTCGGGGAAGAGGCCGCACACCCGGGCGATCAGGTCGTTGCTGACCCGGGACCAGTCGAGGCTGGTCCGCTCGTCGCCGTAGTGGTGGGCCATCTTGCCCGCGCCCGGCGAGAAGAGCGTCAGGTCGGTGCCGCGCTCGATCTGCAGCTTCAGCTGCCCGTTCTCGATGGCGGTGCGGATCTCGTCGTCGCTGATGTGCAGTTCGTCGGGCGAGACCCGGCTGCCGGATTCCTCGAACGCCTTGATCTGCTTCTCTCGCCACTTCCCCAGCGCGGGGGGCGCCGTGGTGAAGTGGCCATGACTGTCGATGATCATGAATTACTCCGAGACTTGCGATGCGGGGTGACGTGGTGCGCGGCCCGGACGGATGCGCCCCGTCAGCCGCGGCCGGTCAACTGCGGCCGGTCAGCTCACGGGCCTTGTGCAGGCCGGGGTAGGTGCGCACCGGCGCCGACATCAGGAACCGGTAGCCGTCGTCGAGCACCTGCTTGACGTTGTCGGCGGTGACGTGCGGGTGGCCCACGGCGACCCCGCGTTCACCGCAGATGTCGAGGATCTGCCGCTTGCACTCCAGAACGCGCGGGTGTTCGTACTGGCGGGGCAAGCCCAGTTCCTGGCTCATGTCGCCCTCGCCGATCAGGATCAGTCCGATGCCCGGGACCTGGTCGAGGATGTCCGGCAGGTTCCTGATCCCGAGCTGGTCCTCGATCATGAGGCCGACCAGGATCTCCCCGTCCGGGGCGAGCGGCCACACGTCGGCCCTGGCGTAGTACTCGATGTTCGAGATGCCCCAGTAGCGTGTCGCCGCGTGCGGGCCGTCCCCGCGCAGTCCGGCCGGCTCGTAGCCGGGTGCGTCGGGAAGCCGCGGGTAGCGGCAGGCGGCGACGGCGTTACGGGCCTCCTCCACCGTGGAGATGTGCGGCCAGATGATGCCGAACGCGCCGAGGTCCAGTGCCTGCTTGGCATGCCACTGGGCCTTCTCCGCACCGTTGACGGGGATGCGCACCATCGGGGTGACGTCCGGCGCGAGGCTGTTCGCCTCGTAGACCCTTCGCCTGCTCAGCAGGTACTGGAAGCTGTCCTTCAGCGCGTTGATGTCCCAGGGCTTGTGTTCCATCTCGAACACCACGGCGTCGTAGTCCGAGTTGCTCAGCTCGATCGCGGACGTCGGGTCGGCCGCGGAGAAGGTCGCAAGGACGTGCTCCCCCGCGTCGAGGGCGCCGATCACCTTGTTGAGCCTGGGCGTTGTCATCGCCGACCTCCCTGGTCGAGTGCTTCACCGGACCGGTTCTGCGAACGCCGCGTCACCTGGGGCGCCTGCTCCGCACGCCTGGACCGTCGGCCTTCCCACCACGCGCGCAGGCGGGCGAACAGGCCGGTCGGCCGGGGCACATCTGTGTGCGCACTGTCGGATGCTGTTGCGAGCGGCTCGACAGAGGCCGGGGCGCACTTCTGGATCAGTTGGTCGGTGAACTCCTTCGTCATTCTGGAGACCACCATCCCGGCGCCCGACTCGATCAACTTGGCGAGTTTGCCGCTGAGTTTGATCTCCCCGTCGCAGAAGACGCGTGCCGTACCGGGGGTGTCCCCCTCCACGACCCGGAAGGTGGCGCCGGCGCTGAAGCGGGTGGCGCCCTGTCCGTCCGCACCGCGCGCCGTGAGCCGGCCCTCCCGCGCGGTCTCGTCCAGGTCCAGGGAGACCCGGGCGGCGAACTTGACCCGCAGACCGCCGAACCTGATGGCCAGGGTCCCGTCGAAGGACCCGTCCTCGTGCGACGGCCCGAGTTCGGCACCGCCGATGCAGGACACGACGGCCGAGGGATCGGAAACGATCTCCCAGACACGTTCGGGCGGACTCGGTACAGCGATCTCTTCGGTGATCGATATCAAAGCTGTGAACCTCACTTGGCGGCAGGCGCGACGTCGGACGGGAATGAGGGCGTGACGGTGCAACCCGCATGGTGGTTTTGGGTGCGGAGCTCCGGGCGTCGGGTCGGGGACCCGTGGACTGCCGACTCCTGCTGGGGCCGTGGCCGCGTTACGCGGCGGTCTTCCGCTCCGCGGCGAACAGACCCCAGAGGTCGTTGTAGAGATCCGCGAATTCGGGCGACTCGACAAGCGAGCCGATCTGCCGCGGGCGTTCGAAGGGGACTTGGAGGACACGGCGGATCGTGCCGGGGCCCTTCGACATCACGACGACCTCGTCGGCCAGGTAGATGGCCTCGTTGAGGTCGTGCGTGACGAAGATCAGAGTCCCGTTCTGCTCCCGCCAGATGTTGAGCAGTTCCTGCTGGAGCTCAAGCCGGGTGATGGCGTCGAGCGGCCCGAACGGCTCGTCCATCAGCACGATGGACGGGTCGTAGATCAGCGCCCGCGCTATCGCGCAGCGCTTCTGCATACCGCCCGACAGCTCCCGGGGGAAGTGATGTTCGAAGCCGGTCAGGCCAACGAGCTTGACCCAGTGGGCGATGCGCTCATCGCGTTCCTCCTTGGGAACCCTGCGGAACTTCAACGCCAGGCCGATGTTGGCCTGGACACTCAGCCAGGGCAACAGGTGGGACTGCTGAGTCACGTACGCCGCATCGGAGTTGACGCCGGTGACCGGTTGGCCGGCGTAATGGACCTTCCCCCGCGTGGGAGTGAGCAGTCCGGCGGCCAGGTTGAGGATGGTGCTCTTCCCGCACCCGCTGGGCCCGATCACGGCAACGACCCTGCCACGATCGACTTTGAACGACACGTCCTCGATCGCCGGCCGGTGAGCGCCCGGGAACTCCAGCGTGACGTGCTCGAGACGGAGAGCCTCCGGGTGGGAGCTGCGCTGCGTGGTCGACATATCTGCCTCCTCGGCCCCCCTCTCGTGAGAGAGGAAGCGGGGCCGTGCGCTCGTGCCTGTGGCGGCGATTCATGGGTGGCGGTGGTGCTGTGACATCGGTGCGCCTGATGCCCGCGGACGGGCATCGCGGTCGGTTTGGTTCTTCTGCTGCTCAGTTCCGACGACGCCCGCGCCGCAGATTGTCTGACAACCGATGAGGGGAAGCTAACACCGCCACCCGGGTGACACAAGAAGCGTGCAGGAAGAAGCTGCTACCGACGGGAATCCCGCGCGTTACCCGGCCAAGAACTGTCCGACAAAAATGACTTGGCCGGTACTCCGGCGAGTTCCCTGACCTGCTCGTCAGGGGCGGGGGCGCGGGGTTGCCCTCATCGACGTCGTCCGCGCCGGCCGTCCCGAGGATGACGTCGTCCGCGTCGATGGCACGGCGGAGCGCCGAGAGTTCCGCACTGCTCGCCGAGTTCGCCAGGATGATCTCCCAGCCCCGGCTGGCGAGGGCGCGCAGCAGACCGTCAGCCGCGTCCAGCGGCGGCAATCGGTCGAACTGCGTTGCGTAGAGCGCATCGCCACATGAACGGCCGTGTACGGCTGTCGAGGATCGGGGCAGTTGCTGCTCGTACGTG
This genomic interval carries:
- a CDS encoding SRPBCC domain-containing protein, whose product is MISITEEIAVPSPPERVWEIVSDPSAVVSCIGGAELGPSHEDGSFDGTLAIRFGGLRVKFAARVSLDLDETAREGRLTARGADGQGATRFSAGATFRVVEGDTPGTARVFCDGEIKLSGKLAKLIESGAGMVVSRMTKEFTDQLIQKCAPASVEPLATASDSAHTDVPRPTGLFARLRAWWEGRRSRRAEQAPQVTRRSQNRSGEALDQGGRR
- a CDS encoding ABC transporter ATP-binding protein, with translation MSTTQRSSHPEALRLEHVTLEFPGAHRPAIEDVSFKVDRGRVVAVIGPSGCGKSTILNLAAGLLTPTRGKVHYAGQPVTGVNSDAAYVTQQSHLLPWLSVQANIGLALKFRRVPKEERDERIAHWVKLVGLTGFEHHFPRELSGGMQKRCAIARALIYDPSIVLMDEPFGPLDAITRLELQQELLNIWREQNGTLIFVTHDLNEAIYLADEVVVMSKGPGTIRRVLQVPFERPRQIGSLVESPEFADLYNDLWGLFAAERKTAA
- a CDS encoding HpcH/HpaI aldolase family protein, whose protein sequence is MTTPRLNKVIGALDAGEHVLATFSAADPTSAIELSNSDYDAVVFEMEHKPWDINALKDSFQYLLSRRRVYEANSLAPDVTPMVRIPVNGAEKAQWHAKQALDLGAFGIIWPHISTVEEARNAVAACRYPRLPDAPGYEPAGLRGDGPHAATRYWGISNIEYYARADVWPLAPDGEILVGLMIEDQLGIRNLPDILDQVPGIGLILIGEGDMSQELGLPRQYEHPRVLECKRQILDICGERGVAVGHPHVTADNVKQVLDDGYRFLMSAPVRTYPGLHKARELTGRS
- a CDS encoding amidohydrolase family protein, translated to MIIDSHGHFTTAPPALGKWREKQIKAFEESGSRVSPDELHISDDEIRTAIENGQLKLQIERGTDLTLFSPGAGKMAHHYGDERTSLDWSRVSNDLIARVCGLFPERFVGVCQLPQSPGDALAASVGNSVTELERCVDELDFVGCLLNPDPSDGYYQAPPLTDRVYYPLYEKMAELDVPAMIHVAMSRNPAMQGTCAHYLAGDTAAFMQLCESDLFKDFPTLRLILPHGGGAVPYHWGRYRGMMLDRGRPPLEESILPNVSFDTCVYHKRGMELLLDIIPAENVLFASEMIGAVRSVDPETGRRFDDTKYTLDSIDSLSDTDRQAVYGGNALRVFSRLDGVLKARATAAANVKESHK
- a CDS encoding thiamine pyrophosphate-binding protein gives rise to the protein MKVYEALAEAFVKEGTSDVFGMMGDANMHWMAALADRGVRLYEVRHEGSGLGMADGWARGSGQPGVVTTTSGPGVSQLATSMLCASRAGTPLVAFCGETPLGDEGATQYLDQRRFAAAIECEFIQVTRPENAQEAVRNAFYLARTKSRPVMISAPFDVQVADMDDYDENYVPSTALIDRSRPLPDPDRVQAACDLIQDAKRVVIIAGRGARKADCGEDILALQKRTGALLATTLQAKNWLCDRTDFHVGLSGLFGDKVSMELLQEADCVIAVGASLNHYTIESGYLYPEAKYVQIDTAPHLVMGNGRTADCYLQADAVTALTELTRVLQERSVRLEGFHTDQVLQHLTARAQQPDEYVREPGRLDPREAIWILDHELPGEIGLVLGSGHQTDFGTMLFQRSRDVLSNYGMFGAIGQAPLIAMGQMVARGNKPGFVVEGDASFIMHLSEFETACRYDIPLLVVVMNDQGLGAEYHKAKAKGLDPELATISTPELGAVAQALGGGGATVRTAQELREALAEYLRDPRPTVIDVRITREVLSTPYRRIQYGEDV